A stretch of the uncultured Desulfobacter sp. genome encodes the following:
- a CDS encoding tetratricopeptide repeat protein: protein MKSYHFVSHSSADGEEFASDLGDYLMADKPPIDTWIDHRESLSGAGDWDHPIRQAIQKCESLIFVMTRDSVTDNSGCKKELALARQFKKPILPLRFHPETTLPYKIQDKHCIDFTESFKKGLANLRLGLKKLKSPEGKLQDMQYRLERAEHDLRRSDDPIQQARIKGEISYLKEQIREQEHIVDDPERAKADIGKSISAGMDGERRPKRPVTGESKTKFINPPPGVAPTYFQNRYYETQLLGQFLENDVEGLFTVVGRAGIGKTAMVCRLLKYLQAGHLPPKENAQDSHNAFHVDGIVYLSESGSKKLSFPNIFNDLCRLLPDETAKELENVYRDTGLGTSQKMTRLLRAFPRGRYILLLDNFEDKIDIQTLNINDEEINDALNTVLTSEHHGLKIVITTRIAPKELALVEPSKQRRMDLDQGLESPYAENILKKMDTDGNLGLNNAPVELLDKARRRTSGYPRALEALFAILSADRDTTLDEILSDAKSLLPEHVVEKMVGEAYSRLDPDARMVMQALAVYGRPVPGVAVNYMLQPFLAGADGTRILNRLYNMHFIRKEEMKYFLHPVDRAHALSMIPEANPAEGCQPGQSADEVTGSLSVYSLDTLLQRGAQYFKEIRLPREQWKTLEDLAPLLAEFELRCQLQDFETALEVLTKIDFHYLMLWGHSCMVLGYHLRLKGRLINNDLISVNLRMLGLCYDDLGDYKQAIEHLQQDLEISRDIGYRQGEAGALGNLGNCYDSLGDYRQAIEHHQQHLEISRDIGYRQGEAIAFGNLGNCYYSLGDYRQAIEHHQQLLEISRDIGCRPIEANGLGNLGCSFLFNGNLKLAQTALKESISIHEEIRSPNIVEFTVLLGIVYFKSGHYMEAKRYLETAIQKSVLFLEQNDIPEILDLKANAICGLALCNNDKTYVDQAKNTFAKARAITKAKGQIDSVLKLFDFITESDDNAVLTGLRSIAAGTSSQ from the coding sequence ATGAAAAGCTATCATTTTGTCAGTCATTCTTCCGCTGACGGAGAAGAATTTGCATCAGACCTGGGCGACTATCTGATGGCGGATAAACCGCCTATTGATACCTGGATTGATCACCGTGAATCGTTGTCAGGCGCCGGAGACTGGGATCACCCCATCCGCCAGGCCATTCAGAAGTGCGAGAGCCTGATCTTCGTCATGACCCGGGACAGTGTCACAGACAATTCGGGCTGCAAAAAAGAGTTGGCCCTGGCCCGGCAGTTCAAAAAACCGATTCTGCCCCTTAGATTTCATCCGGAAACCACCTTGCCATACAAAATTCAGGACAAGCACTGCATTGATTTCACGGAATCCTTTAAAAAAGGGTTGGCCAATCTGCGGCTTGGGTTAAAAAAACTCAAATCCCCTGAAGGCAAACTCCAGGACATGCAATACCGACTGGAACGGGCGGAACACGACCTGAGAAGAAGTGATGACCCCATTCAGCAGGCACGGATCAAGGGTGAAATTTCCTATCTCAAAGAACAGATCAGGGAACAGGAACACATCGTTGATGATCCCGAAAGGGCAAAGGCAGATATAGGAAAAAGCATTTCCGCCGGTATGGACGGCGAGCGCCGGCCCAAAAGGCCTGTCACCGGCGAATCAAAAACAAAATTCATCAACCCGCCGCCGGGCGTGGCTCCCACTTACTTTCAAAACCGGTATTATGAAACACAGCTTTTGGGGCAATTCCTGGAAAATGATGTTGAAGGTTTGTTTACAGTGGTGGGTCGGGCCGGTATCGGCAAGACCGCCATGGTCTGCCGTCTGCTCAAATATCTGCAGGCAGGCCATCTGCCGCCAAAAGAAAACGCCCAGGATTCCCATAATGCGTTTCATGTCGACGGCATCGTCTATCTCAGTGAAAGCGGTTCTAAAAAGCTCTCTTTTCCAAATATTTTTAATGATCTCTGCCGTCTGCTGCCCGATGAAACGGCAAAAGAACTGGAAAATGTATACCGGGATACGGGCCTGGGCACCTCCCAGAAGATGACCCGACTGCTGAGAGCGTTTCCCCGGGGCCGATATATCCTCCTTCTGGACAATTTTGAAGACAAGATTGACATTCAAACCCTGAACATCAACGATGAAGAGATCAACGATGCATTAAATACCGTTCTGACCTCGGAACACCATGGCCTGAAAATTGTCATCACCACCCGCATTGCGCCCAAAGAACTGGCCCTTGTGGAGCCTTCAAAACAGCGGCGGATGGACCTGGATCAAGGGCTTGAGTCGCCTTATGCGGAAAATATCCTCAAAAAGATGGATACGGATGGAAATCTTGGATTGAATAATGCCCCGGTTGAACTCCTTGATAAAGCCAGGCGCCGGACCAGCGGCTATCCAAGGGCTCTGGAAGCCCTTTTTGCCATCCTGTCGGCTGACCGGGACACCACGCTGGATGAAATCCTGTCCGATGCCAAATCATTGCTTCCGGAACACGTGGTGGAAAAAATGGTGGGGGAAGCCTACAGCAGGCTCGATCCCGATGCCCGGATGGTGATGCAGGCCCTGGCCGTTTATGGACGGCCCGTGCCTGGTGTGGCGGTCAATTACATGTTACAGCCCTTTCTGGCAGGGGCTGACGGCACCCGGATTTTGAACCGGCTTTACAACATGCATTTTATCAGAAAAGAAGAGATGAAATATTTTCTTCATCCGGTTGACAGGGCGCATGCCTTGTCTATGATTCCGGAGGCCAATCCGGCGGAAGGTTGCCAACCCGGCCAATCAGCCGATGAAGTAACGGGTTCTTTGTCTGTCTATAGCCTGGATACCCTTCTGCAAAGGGGGGCGCAATATTTTAAGGAAATCCGCCTGCCCAGGGAGCAATGGAAAACCCTTGAAGACCTGGCCCCCCTGCTGGCTGAATTTGAACTCCGATGTCAATTACAGGATTTTGAAACGGCTTTGGAAGTGCTTACAAAAATAGATTTTCACTACCTGATGCTGTGGGGACATTCCTGCATGGTCCTTGGATATCATCTACGGCTTAAGGGGAGACTCATAAATAACGACCTGATCAGCGTTAATTTACGTATGCTGGGGCTTTGTTATGACGACCTTGGAGACTATAAACAGGCCATTGAGCACCTTCAACAAGATTTGGAAATATCCCGGGATATTGGATATCGGCAGGGAGAGGCAGGTGCCCTTGGGAATCTGGGTAATTGTTATGACAGCCTTGGAGACTATAGACAGGCCATTGAGCACCACCAACAACATTTGGAAATATCCCGGGATATTGGATATCGGCAGGGAGAGGCAATTGCCTTTGGGAATCTGGGTAATTGTTATTACAGCCTTGGAGACTATAGACAGGCCATTGAGCACCACCAACAACTTTTGGAAATATCCCGGGATATCGGATGTCGACCAATAGAGGCAAATGGCCTTGGGAATTTGGGTTGTAGTTTTTTATTTAATGGGAATTTAAAACTTGCGCAAACTGCTCTAAAAGAATCAATTTCAATCCATGAGGAGATCAGATCTCCAAATATAGTTGAATTCACTGTTTTGCTTGGTATTGTCTACTTTAAATCAGGCCATTACATGGAGGCTAAAAGATATCTTGAAACAGCAATTCAAAAATCGGTTTTGTTTCTTGAACAAAATGACATACCTGAAATATTGGATCTCAAAGCAAATGCAATATGCGGTTTAGCCCTGTGCAACAACGATAAAACCTATGTTGATCAAGCAAAAAACACGTTTGCCAAAGCCCGGGCTATTACAAAAGCAAAAGGACAAATTGACAGCGTTCTCAAGCTTTTTGATTTCATAACAGAATCAGATGACAATGCAGTGCTGACCGGCCTGCGTTCAATCGCGGCAGGAACGTCATCCCAGTAA
- a CDS encoding (2Fe-2S) ferredoxin domain-containing protein — MNKPEKHILVCASFRPSGEPKGKCHRKGSGDFMAYIENEVIDRGLEEVLISSTCCLKQCDDGPVMVIYPDNIWYGHVDNEEAIDAILDAMEDGEVAEDYLL; from the coding sequence ATGAACAAGCCCGAAAAACACATCCTCGTATGCGCAAGTTTTCGTCCCAGCGGCGAACCCAAAGGCAAATGCCACAGAAAAGGGTCCGGCGATTTTATGGCCTATATTGAAAACGAAGTGATTGACAGAGGCCTTGAAGAGGTGCTGATCTCTTCCACCTGCTGCCTGAAACAGTGTGATGACGGTCCGGTTATGGTGATTTATCCGGATAATATCTGGTACGGGCACGTGGATAACGAAGAAGCCATTGACGCTATTTTAGATGCCATGGAAGACGGCGAAGTGGCAGAGGATTATTTACTGTAA
- the nifB gene encoding nitrogenase cofactor biosynthesis protein NifB, whose amino-acid sequence MMNLDNHPCFNKKSCKDFGRVHLPVAPACNIQCNFCNRKFDCVNESRPGVTSSILSPDQAMAYLAEVVEAKPNTSVVGIAGPGDPFANGDKTMETMTKVREAYPEMLLCVATNGLNIQPYLDQLKEINVTHVSITINAVDPEVGAKIYSWVRDGKKSVGPKEGAKVLLERQLAAVKGLKERGIMVKVNSILLPGINDDHMIEVARAMGEMGVDIFNIMPYFPTKGSNFEDMPEPAKGQLKELRKAAQVFVPQMTHCKRCRADAVGLLDDPLNQKLMDRLTFHATSPISLPSAPKYCHEQDCDDGYAFNAAGPRPYVALATREGALINQHLGEAEELHIYDLTGDTPEFVETRTVPKPGAGDVRWNNLARTIKDCHTILVSGVGEAPKKVLGNMGFTIHEVNGMIDLVLMAIKKGESLDHLIVRSQTSCGECRGTGTGCM is encoded by the coding sequence ATGATGAATTTAGATAACCACCCCTGTTTTAATAAAAAGTCCTGCAAGGATTTCGGTCGAGTTCACCTACCGGTTGCCCCGGCCTGTAACATCCAGTGCAATTTCTGCAACAGAAAGTTTGACTGCGTGAATGAAAGCCGGCCCGGTGTCACCTCCTCCATTTTGAGTCCGGATCAGGCCATGGCCTACCTGGCAGAGGTTGTTGAGGCCAAACCCAACACCTCCGTCGTGGGTATCGCAGGTCCTGGCGACCCCTTTGCCAACGGCGACAAAACCATGGAAACCATGACCAAGGTGCGTGAAGCCTACCCGGAAATGCTTTTGTGTGTGGCCACCAACGGCCTGAACATCCAGCCTTACCTGGATCAGCTTAAAGAGATCAACGTCACCCATGTCAGTATTACCATCAATGCGGTGGACCCTGAAGTCGGCGCGAAAATTTACTCCTGGGTCCGGGACGGCAAAAAATCCGTGGGTCCGAAAGAGGGCGCTAAAGTGCTGTTGGAACGTCAGCTTGCTGCTGTTAAAGGCCTCAAAGAACGCGGTATCATGGTGAAGGTCAACTCCATTCTGTTGCCCGGCATCAACGACGACCATATGATTGAAGTGGCCAGAGCCATGGGCGAGATGGGCGTGGATATTTTTAACATCATGCCGTACTTCCCCACCAAAGGCTCCAATTTTGAAGATATGCCGGAGCCGGCCAAAGGTCAGCTTAAAGAACTTAGAAAGGCCGCCCAGGTCTTTGTACCCCAGATGACCCATTGTAAACGCTGCAGAGCTGATGCCGTAGGCCTCTTGGATGATCCTTTGAACCAGAAACTCATGGACCGGCTCACCTTTCACGCCACATCCCCCATTTCCTTACCCAGCGCGCCCAAGTATTGCCACGAACAGGATTGTGACGATGGGTATGCGTTCAATGCAGCCGGGCCAAGACCCTATGTGGCCCTGGCCACCCGGGAAGGCGCTCTGATCAACCAGCATCTGGGTGAAGCCGAAGAACTGCACATCTATGACCTGACCGGGGATACCCCGGAATTTGTGGAGACCAGAACCGTGCCCAAACCCGGTGCCGGCGATGTCCGCTGGAATAACCTTGCCCGGACCATTAAGGACTGTCACACGATCCTGGTGTCCGGAGTGGGCGAAGCCCCCAAAAAAGTGCTGGGTAACATGGGATTTACCATCCATGAGGTCAACGGCATGATTGATCTTGTACTCATGGCCATTAAAAAAGGTGAGTCTCTGGATCATCTGATTGTAAGGTCACAGACCTCCTGCGGAGAATGTCGCGGCACAGGAACCGGCTGCATGTAA
- a CDS encoding nitrogenase component 1: protein MTSSRSYKETPSYTPTQNACKMCTPLGATLVFQGIEGCVPLLHGSQGCSTYMRRYLISHFKEPVDIASSNFTEETAVFGGGANLKLAIENVARQYAPTMIGIATTCLSETIGDDVQLILNSMGNAINGSALVHVSTPSYSGTHVDGFHGAVAAVVDRFNPAGKRIVYRPKKKKKINLFPGMLSNEDLRHLKDIFADFNTPVTILPDYSERLEGPSWQEYQAIQKGGTTISAIEKMNVAVHSMEFGSVLALTAEAGQETAGEILSKRFGVPCTRLPIPMGVKATDRFLDILSQISGRPVPERYRKEKWRLVDTYVDGNKYVAKKRALIYGEEDFVVSMAGFLAEVGIIPVLCASGGKSKTFKKALEQTLPEHIIDQAVIQNDMDFTCMEETAAAMPEDVRPEIIIGNSKGYAMARRLKIPMVRVGFPIHDRIGGSRILHVGYKGAQQLFDTIVNAILTEKQTESKIGYSYM, encoded by the coding sequence ATGACCTCGAGCAGATCTTATAAAGAGACCCCCTCATACACCCCCACCCAGAATGCATGTAAAATGTGCACCCCCTTAGGGGCCACCCTGGTGTTCCAGGGGATTGAAGGCTGCGTGCCTCTGCTGCACGGCTCCCAGGGATGTTCCACCTATATGCGGCGTTACCTGATCTCCCATTTCAAAGAACCCGTGGATATTGCCTCATCCAACTTTACCGAGGAAACGGCTGTATTCGGCGGCGGGGCCAACCTGAAACTGGCCATTGAAAACGTGGCCCGGCAGTATGCCCCGACCATGATCGGTATCGCCACCACCTGTCTGTCCGAAACCATTGGCGATGATGTCCAGTTGATATTGAACAGCATGGGCAATGCCATCAACGGCTCGGCCCTGGTTCATGTCTCCACACCCTCTTACAGCGGCACCCATGTAGACGGATTCCATGGCGCAGTGGCCGCGGTGGTGGACCGGTTTAACCCGGCGGGCAAACGCATTGTTTACCGGCCCAAGAAAAAGAAAAAAATCAACCTGTTCCCCGGTATGCTTTCCAATGAAGACCTGCGGCATTTAAAAGATATTTTTGCAGATTTTAATACCCCCGTGACTATTTTGCCCGATTATTCTGAGCGTCTGGAAGGCCCTTCATGGCAGGAATACCAGGCCATCCAGAAGGGCGGCACCACCATTTCGGCCATTGAAAAAATGAATGTGGCTGTTCACAGCATGGAGTTTGGTTCCGTGCTGGCCCTGACCGCGGAAGCGGGCCAGGAGACGGCCGGAGAGATTTTAAGCAAACGCTTTGGTGTCCCCTGCACCCGCCTGCCCATTCCCATGGGCGTTAAGGCCACGGACCGCTTTTTGGATATTTTGTCCCAGATTTCCGGCAGACCCGTACCCGAACGGTACAGAAAAGAGAAATGGCGCCTGGTAGACACCTATGTGGACGGCAATAAATATGTCGCCAAAAAACGGGCCCTGATTTACGGCGAAGAGGACTTTGTGGTCTCCATGGCAGGGTTCCTTGCAGAAGTGGGCATCATCCCCGTGCTGTGCGCATCCGGCGGTAAAAGCAAAACATTTAAAAAGGCGCTGGAACAGACCTTGCCCGAACATATCATTGACCAGGCCGTCATCCAGAATGACATGGATTTTACCTGCATGGAAGAGACCGCAGCGGCGATGCCCGAAGATGTTCGTCCTGAAATCATCATCGGCAACTCCAAGGGCTATGCCATGGCCAGACGCCTAAAGATCCCCATGGTCCGAGTGGGCTTTCCCATCCATGACCGCATCGGCGGATCGCGTATCCTGCACGTTGGATACAAAGGGGCCCAGCAGTTGTTTGACACCATCGTTAATGCCATTTTAACTGAAAAACAGACCGAATCCAAAATCGGATACTCATATATGTAA
- the nifE gene encoding nitrogenase iron-molybdenum cofactor biosynthesis protein NifE, producing the protein MTSISVLKQREKQIYQKGNQPFEMECETKSLAGAVSQRACVFCGSRVVLYPIADALHLIHGPIGCASYTWDIRGAQSSGPELHRMSFSTDLSETDIIYGGEKKLKKALLELIEKYSPKAAFIYCTCIVGIIGDDVDAVCRQVEEETNIPVIAVHSEGFKGTKKDGYKAACDALFSLIERNPAPQATIPDSINIMGEFNIGGETWIIKKYYEAMGVKVVSVITGDGRVEEVQQAKNAALNVVQCSGSVTHLAKQMEKEYGIPFTRVSYFGIEDTSEALYKVAVHFKKNAEILKKTQELIKKEVQAIVPRLEGMRNDLEGKKAAIYVGGAFKAFSLIKALKTLGMEVILAGSQTGTKEDYEVLRQMCNEGTVILDDSNPLELAKYAVEKDADLFIGGVKERPIAYKMGIGFCDHNHERKIPLVGFEGMVNFAEEVHGTVTSPVWDLVPRRQTPTGKEGAI; encoded by the coding sequence ATGACCTCCATATCGGTACTCAAACAGAGAGAAAAACAGATCTACCAGAAGGGTAACCAGCCCTTTGAGATGGAATGTGAAACCAAGAGTCTGGCCGGCGCAGTCAGTCAGAGAGCCTGTGTATTCTGCGGCTCCAGGGTGGTGCTTTACCCAATCGCCGACGCCCTGCATCTGATTCACGGCCCCATCGGGTGCGCCTCCTATACCTGGGACATCAGAGGGGCCCAATCGTCGGGCCCGGAGCTTCACCGGATGAGTTTTTCCACCGACCTGTCAGAGACCGATATTATTTATGGCGGTGAAAAAAAGCTGAAAAAAGCGTTACTTGAACTCATTGAAAAGTACTCGCCCAAAGCTGCCTTTATTTACTGCACCTGCATTGTGGGCATTATTGGTGATGACGTGGACGCGGTCTGCCGCCAGGTCGAAGAAGAGACCAACATTCCTGTCATCGCTGTCCACTCTGAAGGGTTTAAAGGAACCAAAAAAGACGGATACAAGGCGGCATGCGACGCCTTGTTCAGTCTGATCGAAAGAAATCCGGCCCCCCAGGCCACCATCCCCGACTCCATCAATATTATGGGCGAATTCAATATTGGCGGAGAGACATGGATCATCAAAAAATATTATGAAGCCATGGGAGTCAAGGTGGTCTCGGTGATCACCGGCGACGGCCGGGTGGAAGAGGTCCAGCAGGCAAAGAATGCCGCCCTGAACGTGGTTCAGTGTTCAGGGTCCGTGACCCATCTGGCCAAGCAGATGGAAAAAGAGTACGGCATTCCTTTTACGAGAGTCTCCTACTTCGGCATCGAAGATACCTCCGAGGCCCTTTACAAGGTGGCCGTCCACTTTAAGAAAAACGCAGAAATTCTGAAAAAGACCCAGGAACTGATCAAAAAAGAGGTCCAGGCCATTGTTCCCCGCCTGGAAGGCATGAGAAACGATCTTGAAGGCAAAAAGGCCGCCATCTACGTGGGCGGCGCGTTCAAGGCGTTCTCCTTGATCAAGGCATTGAAAACCCTGGGCATGGAAGTGATTTTGGCCGGTTCCCAGACCGGCACCAAGGAAGATTATGAGGTGCTCCGTCAGATGTGCAACGAGGGCACCGTGATTTTAGACGACTCTAACCCCCTGGAACTGGCCAAGTATGCCGTAGAAAAAGACGCGGATCTGTTCATCGGCGGCGTTAAGGAACGGCCCATTGCCTATAAGATGGGCATCGGGTTCTGCGACCATAACCATGAACGCAAAATCCCCCTGGTCGGCTTTGAAGGCATGGTCAATTTTGCAGAAGAAGTGCACGGAACCGTTACAAGCCCGGTATGGGACTTGGTCCCCAGGCGGCAGACCCCAACCGGAAAGGAAGGTGCAATATGA
- the nifK gene encoding nitrogenase molybdenum-iron protein subunit beta, whose amino-acid sequence MLLRHTPKEIVERKALAVNPAKTCQPIGAMYAGLGIHACLPHSHGSQGCCAYHRSTLTRHYREPIMAATSSFTEGASVFGGQANLLQALLTIFTTYNPDVVAVHTTCLSETIGDDVNQIVRKAKKDGTIPEGKYVVHTATPSYVGSHVTGYANMVKSIAIQMAEKTGTSNGKVNLIPGFVEPSDMAEIKRIATMMGVGSILFPDTSGIVNGPLTGKFEMYPKGGTSIEELKSTGDSIGSIGMGAWATADAVKALDSQFKVPGQVLDLPIGLLATDRFVDALRTVAGVTVPDSVTQERGQLLDVISDMQPHLYGKKVALAGDPDQLIPLVEFLVTIGMKPVHIVSGTPGKAFTKRIKEITAKFGDDINVKNPGDMFLLHQWIKNEPVDLLICNTYGKYMARDEDIPFVRHGFPILDRIGHSYFPTVGYSGGLRFLEKILGVLMDRKDRDASEETFELVE is encoded by the coding sequence ATGCTGCTTCGACATACACCCAAAGAGATTGTAGAAAGAAAAGCCCTGGCAGTTAACCCGGCCAAGACCTGTCAGCCCATCGGCGCCATGTACGCGGGCCTCGGTATCCACGCCTGCCTGCCCCACAGCCACGGCTCCCAGGGCTGCTGCGCCTATCACAGATCCACTTTGACCCGTCATTACCGTGAGCCCATCATGGCGGCCACCTCCTCCTTTACAGAAGGTGCATCGGTATTCGGCGGCCAGGCCAACCTGCTCCAGGCCCTGTTAACCATCTTCACCACCTACAACCCGGACGTGGTTGCGGTGCATACCACCTGTCTGTCCGAGACCATTGGCGACGACGTGAACCAGATTGTCAGAAAAGCCAAAAAAGACGGCACCATTCCCGAAGGCAAGTATGTCGTTCATACGGCAACACCGTCCTATGTAGGGTCCCATGTCACAGGCTATGCCAATATGGTAAAGTCCATCGCCATTCAGATGGCCGAAAAGACCGGCACATCCAACGGTAAAGTTAATCTTATCCCAGGCTTTGTAGAACCTTCGGATATGGCTGAAATCAAAAGAATTGCCACAATGATGGGCGTTGGGTCCATCCTGTTTCCGGACACCTCCGGCATTGTGAACGGACCGCTCACCGGAAAGTTTGAGATGTATCCCAAGGGCGGAACAAGCATTGAAGAACTGAAAAGCACCGGCGACAGTATCGGTTCCATCGGCATGGGTGCCTGGGCCACTGCTGATGCCGTCAAAGCCCTTGACAGTCAGTTCAAGGTGCCCGGCCAGGTGCTGGATCTGCCCATCGGCCTGTTGGCCACAGACCGGTTTGTTGATGCCCTGCGCACCGTCGCCGGCGTTACCGTACCTGATTCTGTGACCCAGGAACGCGGACAGCTGCTGGACGTCATTTCAGACATGCAGCCCCATCTGTACGGCAAAAAAGTGGCGCTGGCCGGCGACCCGGATCAGCTCATCCCCTTGGTTGAGTTCCTGGTGACCATCGGCATGAAACCGGTTCATATCGTTTCCGGTACCCCGGGCAAAGCCTTTACCAAACGGATCAAAGAGATCACCGCCAAGTTCGGCGACGATATCAACGTCAAGAACCCCGGTGACATGTTCCTGTTACATCAGTGGATCAAGAATGAACCTGTGGACCTGCTCATCTGCAACACCTACGGCAAGTACATGGCCAGAGACGAGGATATCCCCTTTGTACGTCACGGATTCCCCATCCTGGACCGGATCGGCCACTCCTACTTCCCCACAGTCGGGTACTCAGGCGGTCTGCGTTTCCTGGAAAAAATCCTGGGCGTTCTCATGGACCGCAAGGACCGGGATGCATCCGAAGAGACCTTTGAACTGGTAGAATAG
- the nifD gene encoding nitrogenase molybdenum-iron protein alpha chain: protein MTGERTITVNPEDVKKEILAKYPPKVARKRGKQITPVSSEEEKEGLKVGANVRTVPGIITQRGCCYAGCKGVIMGPTRDIINLTHGPIGCGFYSWLTRRNQTRPETPESDNFMPYCFSTDMQDEDIVFGGEKKLKAAIQEAYDIFKPKSISIFSTCPVGLIGDDIHAVAREMKAKLGINIFGFSCEGYKGVSQSAGHHIANNAIFTHVVGLDDTISDAKFKINLLGEYNIGGDAFIIDDLLEKCGISVVSTFSGNSTVDQFANCHTADLNAVMCHRSINYVADMLEIKYGIPWIKISFLGPRSTASSLRKIAAYFEDQELIDTVEKVIAEEMGPVEAKIAEIKPRCEGKTAMMFVGGSRAHHYQELFRDIGMEVLSAGYEFAHRDDYEGRHVIPDIKIDADSRNIEELEIEADETRYNPRKTEDQMKALEAKGFPFKEYEGMVPDMAEGSLIVDDISQHETETLIEMYKPDIFCAGIKEKYAVQKHGIPMKQLHSYDSGGPYAVFKGAMNFYDEIDRMLNANIWDYLKAPWQEA, encoded by the coding sequence ATGACAGGCGAACGAACCATTACCGTTAACCCGGAAGATGTAAAAAAAGAAATACTGGCCAAGTATCCACCTAAAGTGGCCCGGAAACGCGGCAAACAGATCACGCCGGTTTCCAGCGAAGAAGAAAAAGAAGGTCTCAAGGTCGGTGCCAACGTCAGGACCGTCCCGGGTATCATCACCCAGAGAGGCTGCTGCTACGCCGGCTGCAAGGGCGTTATCATGGGCCCGACCCGGGACATCATCAACCTGACCCATGGCCCCATCGGCTGCGGATTCTACTCCTGGCTGACCCGGCGTAACCAGACCCGCCCCGAAACACCGGAATCAGATAACTTTATGCCCTACTGCTTTTCCACGGACATGCAGGACGAAGACATTGTTTTCGGCGGGGAAAAGAAGCTCAAGGCTGCCATCCAGGAAGCTTACGACATTTTCAAACCCAAATCCATCTCCATCTTCTCCACCTGTCCGGTGGGCCTGATCGGTGATGACATCCATGCCGTAGCCAGGGAGATGAAGGCAAAACTTGGCATCAATATATTTGGTTTCTCCTGTGAAGGTTACAAAGGTGTAAGTCAGTCTGCAGGTCATCATATTGCCAACAACGCTATTTTTACCCATGTTGTGGGCCTGGATGACACCATCTCCGACGCCAAATTTAAGATCAACCTTTTGGGTGAGTACAACATCGGCGGCGACGCATTCATTATTGACGACCTGCTGGAAAAATGCGGCATCAGTGTTGTGTCCACATTCTCCGGCAACTCCACCGTTGACCAGTTTGCCAACTGCCACACCGCAGACCTGAACGCGGTTATGTGCCACAGATCCATTAACTACGTGGCGGACATGCTCGAGATCAAATACGGTATCCCCTGGATCAAGATCAGTTTCCTGGGACCCCGGTCCACCGCCAGCAGTCTGCGTAAAATCGCAGCTTATTTTGAAGACCAGGAACTCATCGACACCGTTGAAAAGGTAATTGCCGAGGAAATGGGTCCTGTTGAAGCCAAGATCGCAGAGATCAAACCCCGGTGTGAAGGTAAAACCGCCATGATGTTCGTTGGCGGCTCCCGTGCCCATCACTACCAGGAACTGTTCAGGGACATCGGCATGGAAGTACTCTCCGCCGGTTACGAGTTTGCCCACAGGGATGACTATGAAGGACGCCACGTCATTCCGGACATCAAGATTGACGCGGATTCCAGGAACATCGAGGAACTGGAAATTGAAGCGGATGAGACCCGGTACAACCCCAGAAAGACCGAAGATCAGATGAAAGCCCTGGAAGCAAAAGGCTTTCCGTTCAAAGAGTATGAAGGCATGGTACCTGACATGGCAGAAGGGTCCCTGATTGTTGATGACATCAGCCAGCATGAAACAGAAACCCTGATAGAAATGTATAAGCCCGACATCTTCTGTGCCGGTATCAAGGAAAAGTACGCAGTCCAGAAACACGGTATTCCCATGAAGCAGCTCCACTCCTATGATTCAGGCGGACCCTATGCGGTATTTAAAGGTGCAATGAACTTTTATGATGAAATTGACCGCATGCTCAACGCCAACATCTGGGATTACCTGAAAGCCCCTTGGCAGGAAGCTTAA